A single window of Mycolicibacterium aurum DNA harbors:
- a CDS encoding MFS transporter, with product MHTGQESDIRRVVTGASIGNAVEWFDFAIYGFLATFIAAHFFPSGNETAALLNTFAIFAAAFFMRPLGGIVFGPLGDRIGRQKVLAIVILLMSAATLCIGLLPTYDAIGLGAPLLLLLFRCLQGFSAGGEYGGGAVYLAEFAGDARRGLTVTFMAWSGVLGFLLGSVTVTVLQAVLSTEAMDSYGWRIPFLIAGPLGLVGLYIRLRLGDTPHFAELDEADETADSPLREAVTTSWRQILQVIGLFVVFNIGYYVVFTFLPTYFIKTLKFTKSDAFVSVTLACLVALILILPMAALSDRVGRRPLLVGGAAAFAVLGYPLFVLLNSGSLTAAVIAHCVLAAIASVYISSAVSAGVELFATRVRFSGFSVGYNVCVALFGGTTPYVVTWLTAGTGNPIAPAFYLMGAAVISLVTVLTVKETAGRALVQVARAPR from the coding sequence ATGCACACGGGGCAGGAATCCGACATTCGCCGGGTGGTGACCGGGGCGTCGATCGGCAACGCGGTCGAGTGGTTCGACTTCGCCATCTACGGCTTCCTCGCGACGTTCATCGCCGCCCACTTCTTCCCGTCGGGCAACGAGACCGCCGCCCTACTCAACACGTTCGCCATCTTCGCCGCGGCGTTCTTCATGCGCCCACTCGGCGGCATCGTGTTCGGGCCGCTCGGCGACCGCATCGGCAGGCAGAAGGTGCTGGCGATCGTGATCCTGCTGATGTCGGCAGCCACGCTGTGCATCGGTCTGTTGCCCACCTACGACGCGATCGGCCTGGGCGCCCCGCTGTTGCTGCTGCTCTTCCGGTGCCTGCAGGGCTTTTCGGCGGGCGGCGAGTACGGCGGCGGCGCGGTGTACCTGGCGGAGTTCGCCGGTGATGCGCGCAGGGGCCTGACCGTCACGTTCATGGCGTGGTCCGGTGTCCTCGGCTTTCTGCTCGGCTCGGTGACGGTCACCGTGCTGCAGGCTGTGCTGTCCACGGAGGCGATGGACAGCTACGGCTGGCGGATCCCGTTCCTGATCGCCGGGCCGCTCGGTCTGGTGGGCCTCTACATCAGGCTCCGGCTCGGCGACACCCCGCATTTCGCCGAACTGGACGAGGCCGACGAGACCGCCGACTCACCCCTGCGGGAAGCCGTCACCACGTCCTGGCGGCAGATTCTGCAGGTGATCGGCCTCTTCGTCGTGTTCAACATCGGCTACTACGTCGTATTCACCTTCCTGCCAACATATTTCATCAAGACGCTGAAGTTCACGAAGTCGGACGCGTTCGTGTCCGTCACGCTGGCCTGCCTGGTGGCGCTGATCCTGATCCTGCCCATGGCCGCACTGTCGGACCGGGTCGGCCGACGGCCGCTGCTCGTCGGCGGCGCGGCGGCGTTCGCGGTGCTCGGCTACCCACTGTTCGTGCTGCTGAACTCCGGGTCGCTGACCGCGGCCGTCATCGCGCACTGCGTGCTCGCCGCGATCGCGTCGGTGTACATCTCGTCCGCGGTGTCGGCCGGGGTGGAGCTCTTCGCCACCCGGGTCCGGTTCAGCGGGTTCTCCGTCGGCTACAACGTGTGCGTCGCGCTCTTCGGCGGCACCACGCCCTACGTCGTCACCTGGCTGACCGCCGGCACCGGCAACCCGATCGCGCCCGCCTTCTACCTGATGGGGGCGGCCGTCATCTCGCTGGTCACGGTCCTGACCGTGAAGGAGACCGCGGGGCGCGCACTGGTGCAGGTTGCGCGGGCTCCCCGCTAG